The stretch of DNA CCGTCCGCCGGATCGCCCATGATCAACGCTGCGGCGGCGCGGCTGAGTCGTTCAACGAGCTCGTCGTGGACATCTCGGTGAACCAGCACCCGCGTCGCCGCACCGCACTCCTGACCCGCGTTCACGAAGCCTGCGGCGACGACGGCTTCGACCGCCGCTTCGAGATCGGCGTCGTCGAACACGACGACCGGCGCCTTGCCGCCGAGCTCGAGGTGCAGCCGTTTCACTGTCCCCGATGCTCCCGCGGCAACCTCCTGACCGGCGCGAGTGCTGCCGGTGAGCGCGATCATGTCAATACCGGGGTGCCGGCCGAGCGCGTCGCCGACCACGCGGCCGGGGCCCAGCACCACGTTCAGGACGCCCTCGGGAAGGACGTCCGACACCAGTTCGGCGAGGAGCACCATCGACAGCGGCGTCAGCTCGGACGGCTTCAGGACCAGAGTGTTGCCGGCCGCGAGGATCGGTGCGATCTTCCAGGCGGCCATCATCAGCGGGTAGTTCCACGGAACCACTGCTCCGACTACTCCGACGGGCTCCCGGCGGATCGTCGACAGGTGGCCGGACACGTACTCGGCCGTGGCCGGAGCCTGCGCGGTGCGGACCGCGCCCGCCATGAATCGGAGGCAGTCGGAGGCAACCGGGATCTCTTCCATGACCGCTGCGAGCGGCTTCCCGACATTCAACGACTCGACGGCAGCGAGGAGCTCTACATTCGCGTCGATGACGTCGGCGATGTGCAACAGCACCGCAGCTCGCTCCCCCGGGGTGGTCTTGGCCCAGCGTCGGCGCGCCCGTCGGGCGGCGTCGACGGCTCGGCCG from Rhodococcus opacus B4 encodes:
- a CDS encoding aminobutyraldehyde dehydrogenase, whose translation is MLTSDTLTAARDRIKTMRVTHFIDGAFVESESGCDTTDIVNPADESVLATAPRGGREEVGRAVDAARRARRRWAKTTPGERAAVLLHIADVIDANVELLAAVESLNVGKPLAAVMEEIPVASDCLRFMAGAVRTAQAPATAEYVSGHLSTIRREPVGVVGAVVPWNYPLMMAAWKIAPILAAGNTLVLKPSELTPLSMVLLAELVSDVLPEGVLNVVLGPGRVVGDALGRHPGIDMIALTGSTRAGQEVAAGASGTVKRLHLELGGKAPVVVFDDADLEAAVEAVVAAGFVNAGQECGAATRVLVHRDVHDELVERLSRAAAALIMGDPADGSSIELGPMVSGAQRARVAAMVERAIVAGAVAVAGGAVPECRGFFYPATVLTGIEAGSEMAREEVFGPVVTVETFETESEAIAKANDVVYGLAGSVWTRDHGRALRVVDQLDFGSVWTNAHLIFSSEMPWVGFSQSGYGRDNSTYALDDYTRTKHITMSMGMPADQAR